The Candidatus Gracilibacteria bacterium genome window below encodes:
- a CDS encoding ribonuclease HII translates to MKQGYIGVDEAGRGAWAGPVVAACVFWSGRCPIRGILQDSKQMSPSEREQTYDTILELAKKKKLFFAVGIILNEIIDTVGIREANRLAMLHALQEIQKTEYKIQNDGIRLMIDGRDNYQFDIPDLPKPEYVIRGDSKIKQIMAASIIAKVTRDRMMREYDLAFSGYGFAQHKGYGTPGHQKALQKLGICKIHRKSYKPIRELSQK, encoded by the coding sequence ATGAAACAAGGATATATATGAGTCGATGAAGCATGACGATGAGCATGGGCATGACCCGTAGTGGCGGCTTGTGTTTTTTGGTCATGAAGGTGTCCAATACGTGGTATTCTCCAGGATTCAAAGCAGATGTCGCCATCCGAACGAGAACAGACGTATGATACCATTCTAGAACTTGCGAAAAAGAAAAAACTTTTCTTCGCAGTCTGAATTATTTTAAATGAGATTATTGATACAGTGTGAATTCGTGAGGCGAATCGGCTGGCAATGCTTCATGCATTGCAGGAAATACAAAAGACAGAATACAAAATACAAAATGACGGAATTCGTTTAATGATAGATGGGCGAGATAATTATCAGTTTGATATTCCCGATCTTCCAAAACCGGAATACGTTATTCGTGGAGACTCAAAAATTAAACAGATTATGGCGGCATCTATTATCGCAAAAGTAACACGAGATAGGATGATGCGGGAGTATGATCTTGCATTCTCATGATACGGATTTGCCCAACATAAAGGGTATGGAACACCATGACATCAGAAGGCGCTTCAGAAACTAGGCATATGTAAGATTCATCGAAAAAGTTATAA
- a CDS encoding HD domain-containing protein, whose amino-acid sequence MHREKTFFENFHTYVDHYRGYEDRSIDDLFSEIQEGTAYLTKSDKILILQAYEFGKKAHKGQARKTGKPFFTHPLTIVCMMLPYKPDAELIAATLLHDTIEDTTTDMEDIEKISPVVAILVDGATKIGCGGNEEEDIYFTPEQIKFETIRKILSASQRDIRILFLKIFDRFHNMITISGKNPGGQKRIAEETKNIYVPLAKRCGLRSVYHFLQALCMELLEPEKWITLETFLLSREEGMRSESEELQEYLEQQVWSKKIITHSTEFLSPFSISDGEYFQNNGWCATDLVVAEPGDCYAILYDIGHREDPNCIQSGKIANFINNPRFSGYSGLHFEVIFRGSRRMKIRIIPKKTQDSIIAGRTFVELANIYSPVLFRDFDLINEATTSNSEAFMESVTTHIFAKKIPLHSMVKPVFYMPPGLTMLDAIIYLEPEKFPYIVNIYRNEEKVPLYALLNHDDIITYTFGDKIMLTKESKKDVQSGISEWRLDHLFNKI is encoded by the coding sequence ATGCATCGAGAAAAAACTTTTTTTGAAAATTTCCACACCTATGTAGATCACTATAGGGGGTATGAAGATCGTAGTATAGATGATTTGTTTTCTGAAATACAAGAAGGGACAGCATATCTTACAAAAAGTGATAAAATCTTGATTCTGCAGGCCTATGAATTCTGAAAAAAAGCACATAAAGGACAGGCGAGAAAAACGGGAAAACCGTTTTTTACACATCCGCTCACCATCGTGTGTATGATGCTCCCCTACAAACCCGATGCCGAATTGATAGCCGCTACACTGCTGCATGACACCATCGAAGATACCACAACGGACATGGAAGATATAGAAAAAATATCTCCTGTTGTAGCGATATTGGTGGACTGAGCCACGAAAATAGGTTGCGGATGAAATGAAGAAGAAGATATCTATTTTACCCCAGAACAAATCAAATTTGAAACGATTCGAAAAATTCTCTCCGCATCACAAAGAGACATACGTATTCTCTTTCTCAAGATATTCGATCGTTTCCATAATATGATTACCATTTCTGGGAAAAATCCCGGAGGCCAAAAACGCATCGCTGAAGAAACAAAAAATATCTATGTTCCCCTCGCAAAAAGATGTTGACTACGTTCGGTATACCACTTTCTACAAGCTCTCTGTATGGAACTCCTTGAGCCAGAGAAATGGATTACCCTAGAAACTTTTCTCCTCTCAAGAGAAGAGGGTATGCGTTCGGAATCAGAGGAATTACAGGAATATTTAGAGCAACAAGTATGGTCAAAAAAAATCATAACCCATTCTACGGAATTTCTCTCACCTTTTTCCATCAGTGATGGAGAATATTTTCAAAATAATGGCTGGTGCGCAACTGACCTCGTTGTAGCGGAACCAGGAGATTGCTATGCTATACTCTATGATATAGGACATCGAGAAGATCCAAACTGTATACAGTCTGGGAAAATAGCGAATTTTATTAATAATCCCCGTTTTTCAGGATATTCCGGGTTGCATTTTGAGGTTATTTTTCGTGGATCTCGTAGGATGAAAATCAGAATAATCCCAAAAAAAACACAAGACTCTATTATCGCTGGAAGAACTTTTGTAGAACTTGCGAACATCTATTCTCCAGTATTATTTCGAGATTTCGACCTTATTAATGAAGCAACCACATCAAATTCCGAAGCATTTATGGAAAGTGTGACAACACATATTTTTGCAAAAAAAATACCACTTCATAGCATGGTAAAACCAGTTTTTTATATGCCCCCTGGTCTCACAATGCTTGATGCAATTATTTATCTAGAACCCGAAAAATTCCCCTATATTGTAAATATTTACCGCAATGAAGAAAAAGTCCCTTTGTATGCGTTACTCAATCATGACGATATTATTACCTACACATTTTGAGACAAAATAATGCTCACAAAAGAATCAAAAAAAGATGTTCAATCTGGTATTTCCGAGTGGCGATTAGACCACTTATTCAATAAAATATAA
- a CDS encoding dihydrofolate reductase, translating into MKYILVAAMTKRRVIGKNNQLPWDIPEEMTDFRAFTQGKTIVMGRKTYEGLGRILPKRRNIMLTRNPASVKIGDFPTLNQDGRWYVDGGEKGQIEIYTSKEELEFAVVNEENVLILGGSEIYQLFLDDPRSEIRLSEIHKEYDGDAYFPDFQDLYIEISRENKGEFDLVWYTRKK; encoded by the coding sequence ATGAAATATATACTCGTAGCTGCCATGACAAAAAGGAGAGTCATAGGAAAAAATAATCAACTCCCCTGGGATATCCCTGAAGAAATGACTGATTTTCGTGCTTTCACACAATGAAAAACGATTGTCATGGGGCGAAAAACGTATGAGTGACTTGGAAGAATTCTTCCAAAACGACGCAATATTATGCTCACACGAAATCCAGCTTCTGTAAAAATAGGAGACTTCCCTACTCTCAATCAAGATGGAAGATGGTATGTGGACGGAGGTGAAAAATGACAGATAGAAATCTATACCTCCAAGGAAGAATTAGAATTCGCTGTGGTAAATGAGGAAAATGTTTTGATTCTCTGAGGATCTGAGATTTATCAGCTTTTTCTCGATGATCCACGCTCAGAGATACGTCTCTCTGAAATTCATAAGGAATATGATGGCGATGCATATTTCCCAGATTTTCAAGATCTCTACATCGAAATTTCACGAGAAAATAAAGGAGAATTTGATCTCGTCTGGTACACAAGAAAAAAATAA
- a CDS encoding rhomboid family intramembrane serine protease has product MNIFTPRINLKSPTTVISLLSIIGGIAFMLYPPVIQYGMYASPATPVHHILQFILYSLLHGGILHILSNVIFFLFIGRIVEITHGKSYAWRLWLWTTLFVGTCLMFLSPVPTIGGSGFAMALLTIYTLDFYKRGDPEYRGGLLLIALNIGIGLYGSISLLGHLSGAIAGFLYGIVIKK; this is encoded by the coding sequence ATGAACATCTTCACGCCTCGCATAAACCTGAAAAGTCCTACTACAGTGATATCGTTGCTCTCTATTATCGGTGGCATAGCTTTTATGCTCTATCCACCAGTTATCCAATATGGTATGTATGCCTCTCCAGCAACACCGGTACACCATATTCTACAATTTATCCTGTATAGCTTACTCCACTGAGGCATCCTTCATATTCTGAGTAATGTCATTTTCTTCTTATTTATCGGGAGAATCGTAGAAATCACGCATGGAAAATCCTATGCTTGGAGACTCTGGCTCTGGACAACACTTTTCGTAGGAACATGCTTGATGTTTTTGTCTCCAGTTCCAACTATCGGATGAAGCTGATTTGCGATGGCACTTCTCACTATTTATACGCTCGATTTTTATAAGCGTGGTGATCCTGAATACAGATGATGACTTCTTTTGATCGCTCTCAATATTGGTATCGGGCTCTATGGAAGTATCAGTCTTCTCTGACATCTTTCTGGCGCTATTGCAGGTTTTCTCTATGGGATAGTGATAAAAAAATAG
- a CDS encoding metallophosphoesterase, giving the protein MKKNIFLSLLCVFVLSSCVSQRPLPIHAVSTEKNFSVIVLPDTQNEVQNFPKIFMSQIDWILGNTEKLNIKAVVHVGDQVNVASDEKQWKTFDEGIKKLDEKNMPVLLALGNHDHPSTLYDKYFPISRYNQRPWWGGQMGKDTDNKYILLTLAGEKYIFISLDFCPTKEEIKWGNETLARYPDHKALLSTHAFLDKDAGRKPHVCTDTGYIWNDFVKLHKNLQLVVSGHVHAENMRTDKNLAGNDVHQMLADFQEEDYGGNGWLRILQFSPKNNRISVTTYSPSLNKFQEDTNSQFQLEYNF; this is encoded by the coding sequence ATGAAAAAAAATATATTTCTTTCTCTTCTCTGCGTTTTTGTCCTCAGTAGTTGTGTCTCTCAAAGACCCCTTCCTATACATGCCGTCTCAACGGAAAAAAATTTTTCTGTTATTGTACTCCCAGATACACAAAATGAAGTCCAAAACTTTCCAAAAATTTTTATGAGCCAAATAGATTGGATTCTAGGAAACACAGAAAAACTCAATATCAAAGCTGTGGTACATGTAGGAGACCAGGTCAATGTCGCCAGTGATGAGAAACAATGGAAAACATTTGACGAAGGTATAAAAAAACTCGATGAAAAAAATATGCCAGTATTGCTTGCTCTCGGAAACCACGATCATCCATCAACCCTCTATGACAAGTATTTCCCTATCTCACGATACAATCAAAGGCCATGGTGGGGAGGACAGATGGGGAAAGATACAGATAATAAATATATTCTTTTGACACTCGCATGAGAAAAATATATCTTTATCAGTCTCGATTTTTGTCCAACAAAAGAGGAAATCAAATGGGGCAACGAAACCCTAGCGCGCTATCCTGACCATAAGGCGCTTCTCTCAACGCATGCATTTTTGGATAAAGATGCTGGAAGAAAACCCCATGTCTGCACAGATACTGGCTATATCTGGAATGATTTTGTGAAGCTCCACAAAAATCTTCAACTCGTCGTATCAGGTCATGTCCACGCAGAAAATATGAGAACTGATAAAAATCTCGCAGGTAACGATGTGCATCAAATGCTTGCTGATTTTCAAGAAGAAGATTACGGAGGCAATGGGTGGCTCCGTATCCTACAATTCTCACCCAAAAATAATCGTATTAGTGTCACAACATATTCTCCTTCTCTCAATAAATTTCAAGAAGATACAAACAGTCAATTTCAATTGGAGTATAATTTTTAG